One window of the Rhizorhabdus dicambivorans genome contains the following:
- a CDS encoding thymidine kinase, with protein MAKLYFYYAAMNAGKSTTLLQADFNYRERGMRTLLFTAAFDDRFEPGKITSRIGLASHATAIDEETDLYEEIAIELAEGRIDCVLVDEAQWLTRTQVFQLAAVCDELDIPVLAYGLRSDFQVKLFPGSAALLAIADNLIELKAVCACGRKATMNLRINAEGFPVKEGAQIEVGGNERYVALCRRHYTEQMGWRAGAHIP; from the coding sequence ATGGCGAAGCTCTATTTCTATTATGCGGCGATGAATGCCGGCAAATCGACGACCCTGCTGCAGGCCGATTTCAACTATCGCGAGCGCGGCATGCGCACCCTGCTGTTCACCGCTGCTTTCGACGACCGCTTCGAGCCGGGCAAGATCACCTCACGCATCGGCCTCGCCAGCCATGCCACCGCGATCGACGAAGAGACGGACCTCTATGAGGAGATCGCAATCGAACTGGCCGAGGGCCGGATCGACTGCGTGCTCGTCGACGAAGCCCAGTGGCTGACCCGCACCCAGGTGTTTCAGCTTGCAGCGGTGTGCGACGAGCTGGACATTCCGGTGCTCGCCTATGGGCTGCGCAGCGATTTCCAGGTGAAGCTGTTTCCGGGAAGCGCGGCGCTGCTCGCCATCGCCGACAATCTGATCGAGCTAAAGGCGGTCTGCGCCTGCGGCCGCAAGGCGACGATGAACCTGCGGATCAACGCCGAGGGCTTTCCGGTGAAGGAGGGCGCGCAGATCGAGGTGGGCGGCAATGAACGCTATGTCGCGCTGTGCCGCCGCCATTATACCGAGCAGATGGGCTGGCGTGCGGGCGCGCATATCCCCTGA
- a CDS encoding HPP family protein, with product MQKPPPDTPRVHFRWSRYQAMLIAVPVDRAMRDRMISGWGALIGIIATGLLVRGLIGTGAHMPLLIAPIGAAAVLLFAVPASPMAQPWAVIGGNLVSALVGVAVGRLGADPMLSAGLAVGGAIAAMALLRCLHPPGGAVALTAVVGGPAIHDLGFGFVIAPVGLGTVLLLAMAWGFHRFSGHSYPHRAAHVAVPPEPLPGDFSRHDLRRAIEDYPDLLDVGFEDLEEVLLAAEHHAAVRRGQTARK from the coding sequence ATGCAGAAACCGCCACCCGATACGCCGCGCGTCCATTTCCGCTGGTCGCGCTACCAGGCGATGCTGATTGCCGTCCCGGTAGACCGGGCGATGCGCGATCGCATGATTTCGGGGTGGGGCGCGCTGATCGGAATCATCGCGACGGGGCTGCTGGTGCGCGGGCTGATCGGCACCGGCGCGCACATGCCGCTGCTGATCGCGCCGATCGGCGCCGCGGCGGTGCTGCTGTTCGCGGTGCCGGCCAGCCCGATGGCTCAACCCTGGGCAGTGATCGGCGGCAATCTTGTCTCGGCACTCGTCGGCGTCGCGGTGGGGCGGCTCGGGGCGGACCCGATGCTGTCGGCCGGCCTCGCCGTGGGCGGCGCCATCGCCGCGATGGCGCTGCTGCGCTGCCTGCACCCGCCCGGCGGCGCGGTGGCGCTCACCGCCGTGGTCGGCGGCCCGGCGATCCATGACCTGGGCTTCGGCTTCGTGATCGCGCCGGTCGGCCTGGGGACGGTGCTGCTGCTGGCGATGGCCTGGGGGTTCCACCGTTTCTCGGGCCACAGCTATCCGCATCGTGCGGCGCATGTCGCGGTACCGCCCGAGCCGCTGCCCGGGGATTTCTCGCGCCACGATCTCAGGCGCGCGATCGAGGATTATCCCGACCTGCTCGACGTCGGCTTCGAGGATCTGGAGGAGGTGCTGCTCGCCGCCGAGCATCACGCCGCCGTACGGCGCGGGCAGACGGCACGAAAATAG
- the nusA gene encoding transcription termination factor NusA codes for MATAISANRAELLAIADAVAREKLIDREIVIEAMEDAIQRAARARYGAENDIRAKIDGKTGDMRLWRVVEVVEQVDDYFKQVSVPDAQKLQKGAAIGDFIVDPLPPIEFGRIAAQAAKQVIFQKVRDAERERQYDEFKDRAGEIITGVVKRVEFGHVVVDLGRAEGVIRRDQQIPREVVRVGDRVRSLILSVRRENRGPQIFLSRAHPDFMKKLFAQEVPEIYDGIIEIKAAARDPGSRAKIGVISHDGSIDPVGACVGMKGSRVQAVVQEMQGEKIDIIPWSPDTATFVVNALQPAQVSRVVIDEEEERIEVVVPDDQLSLAIGRRGQNVRLASQLTGKAIDILTEADASEKRQKEFLQNSEMFQNELDVDETLAQLLVAEGFGALEEVAYVELDELASIEGFDEELGAELQSRAQEALERREAAAREERRGLGVEDALAELPYLTEAMLVTLGKAGIKTLDDLADLATDELIQKKRPEQRRRQNSDRPDRDRGDREENKGGVLAEYGLSEEQGNEIIMAARAHWFEDEA; via the coding sequence ATGGCCACCGCCATTTCCGCCAACCGCGCCGAGCTGCTCGCGATCGCCGATGCCGTCGCGCGCGAGAAGCTTATCGATCGCGAGATCGTGATCGAAGCGATGGAGGATGCGATCCAGCGCGCCGCCCGCGCGCGCTACGGCGCCGAGAACGACATCCGCGCCAAGATCGACGGCAAGACCGGCGACATGCGGCTGTGGCGCGTCGTCGAGGTGGTCGAGCAGGTCGACGACTATTTCAAGCAGGTCTCGGTTCCCGACGCGCAGAAGCTGCAGAAGGGCGCCGCGATCGGCGACTTCATCGTCGACCCGCTGCCCCCGATCGAGTTCGGCCGCATCGCCGCGCAGGCCGCCAAGCAGGTAATCTTCCAGAAGGTCCGCGATGCCGAACGCGAGCGGCAATATGACGAGTTCAAGGATCGCGCGGGCGAGATCATCACCGGCGTGGTCAAGCGCGTCGAGTTCGGCCATGTCGTCGTCGACCTGGGCCGCGCCGAAGGCGTCATCCGCCGCGACCAGCAGATCCCGCGCGAGGTGGTCCGCGTCGGCGATCGGGTCCGCAGCCTGATCCTGAGCGTCCGCCGCGAGAATCGCGGGCCGCAGATCTTCCTCAGCCGCGCGCACCCCGACTTCATGAAGAAGCTGTTCGCGCAGGAAGTGCCCGAAATCTACGACGGCATCATCGAGATCAAGGCCGCCGCACGCGATCCGGGCAGCCGCGCCAAGATCGGCGTGATCAGCCATGACGGCTCGATCGATCCGGTCGGCGCCTGCGTGGGCATGAAGGGCAGCCGCGTTCAGGCGGTCGTCCAGGAGATGCAGGGCGAGAAGATCGACATTATCCCCTGGTCGCCCGACACCGCGACCTTCGTCGTCAACGCGCTGCAGCCCGCCCAGGTCTCGCGCGTGGTGATCGACGAGGAGGAGGAGCGCATCGAGGTGGTCGTCCCCGACGATCAGCTGAGCCTCGCCATCGGCCGCCGCGGCCAGAATGTCCGCCTTGCCAGCCAGCTGACCGGCAAGGCGATCGACATTCTGACCGAGGCCGACGCCAGCGAGAAGCGCCAGAAGGAGTTCCTCCAGAACAGCGAGATGTTCCAGAACGAGCTCGACGTCGACGAGACGCTGGCCCAGCTGCTGGTCGCCGAGGGCTTCGGCGCGCTGGAAGAGGTCGCCTATGTCGAACTCGACGAGCTGGCCTCAATCGAGGGCTTCGACGAGGAGCTGGGTGCCGAGCTGCAGAGCCGCGCCCAGGAAGCGCTGGAGCGTCGCGAAGCCGCCGCCCGCGAGGAACGCCGTGGCCTGGGCGTCGAGGACGCGCTGGCCGAGCTGCCCTATCTGACCGAGGCGATGCTGGTCACGCTCGGCAAGGCGGGCATCAAGACGCTCGACGATCTCGCCGACCTGGCCACCGACGAGCTGATCCAGAAGAAGCGCCCCGAGCAGCGCCGCCGCCAGAACAGCGACCGTCCGGACCGCGACCGCGGCGACCGCGAGGAGAACAAGGGCGGCGTGCTGGCCGAATATGGCCTGAGCGAGGAGCAGGGCAACGAGATCATCATGGCCGCCCGCGCCCACTGGTTCGAAGACGAGGCCTGA
- a CDS encoding methyl-accepting chemotaxis protein: MRIGELDHLRQRGILRIVQGGWLFTALLAVAMFGGLVAVSLPALVAAIGINLLPTLLAVRRRHDVQARMAVGTLAALLPAILVYALRGHQWQMDMHMYFFVALASLTMLCDWRPILLASGLIAVHHLLLDFVAPTWVFTGGADIPRVLVHAVAVVLQCAVLSYVTMQMRNLLLDQGRARHESERYAGEAREAMVEARDAQAEAERALSAAASSDAAAAAERRLREATERSATLARTRDLLALAEQFEGSVHVVVSSVGAAATQLEAAAASLSDLANDSGRQSAAVAERATSASQAARAVAGSVADLSHSIAGIAQSIEKQAELGARARANSVTGDQAVRALSASATDIGEFTGRIQSIASHTNLLALNATIEAARAGVAGQGFAVVATEVKSLAGQAARATEEISTLIDGVHAGARIAEDSLGDVSQVVEELADATVRIRAMLAEQRRTAEALERNADNTAEGADEMAERIGKVAAVANEAGKLSSQVRGAAGELLDQAVSLKQATSEFVKQLKAA; this comes from the coding sequence ATGAGAATAGGCGAATTGGATCATCTGCGGCAGCGCGGCATCCTCAGGATCGTCCAGGGCGGTTGGCTGTTCACTGCCCTGCTCGCGGTGGCGATGTTCGGCGGCCTCGTAGCGGTCAGCCTGCCGGCGCTGGTTGCCGCGATCGGAATCAACCTGTTGCCGACCTTGCTCGCCGTCCGCCGCCGTCACGATGTTCAGGCGCGCATGGCGGTCGGCACGCTTGCCGCCCTCTTGCCGGCGATCCTCGTCTATGCCCTGCGTGGCCATCAGTGGCAGATGGACATGCACATGTATTTCTTCGTCGCGCTCGCGAGCCTGACGATGCTGTGCGACTGGCGGCCGATCCTGCTCGCATCGGGCCTGATCGCGGTCCACCACCTGTTGCTCGACTTCGTCGCACCCACCTGGGTTTTCACCGGCGGAGCGGATATTCCGCGCGTGCTTGTCCATGCCGTCGCGGTGGTGCTGCAATGCGCGGTGCTGTCCTATGTGACGATGCAGATGCGCAATCTGCTGCTCGATCAGGGCCGCGCGCGGCATGAGAGCGAACGCTATGCGGGCGAAGCGCGCGAAGCGATGGTCGAGGCGCGCGATGCCCAGGCCGAAGCGGAGCGCGCGCTTTCCGCCGCCGCCTCTTCGGATGCCGCCGCCGCCGCCGAACGCCGCCTGCGCGAGGCCACTGAACGCTCGGCGACCCTGGCCCGCACCCGCGATCTTCTGGCGCTAGCCGAACAGTTCGAGGGATCGGTCCACGTCGTGGTCAGCTCGGTCGGCGCCGCGGCCACGCAACTCGAAGCCGCCGCCGCCTCGCTCAGCGATCTCGCCAATGACAGCGGCCGCCAGAGCGCGGCCGTCGCCGAACGCGCCACCAGCGCGTCGCAGGCCGCCCGGGCGGTGGCCGGCAGCGTCGCCGATCTGTCGCACTCGATCGCCGGGATCGCCCAGAGCATCGAGAAGCAGGCGGAGCTGGGTGCCCGCGCCCGTGCCAATTCGGTGACGGGCGATCAGGCGGTCCGCGCCCTGTCGGCAAGCGCGACCGACATTGGCGAGTTTACCGGCCGGATCCAGTCGATCGCCTCGCACACCAATTTGCTGGCGCTCAACGCCACGATCGAGGCGGCCCGCGCCGGGGTGGCAGGGCAGGGCTTCGCGGTGGTCGCGACCGAGGTGAAGAGCCTCGCCGGCCAGGCCGCCCGCGCGACCGAGGAGATCAGCACGCTGATCGACGGCGTCCATGCCGGCGCCCGCATCGCGGAGGACTCGCTTGGAGACGTCTCGCAGGTCGTTGAGGAACTGGCCGATGCCACGGTGAGGATCCGCGCCATGCTGGCCGAGCAGCGCCGCACCGCCGAGGCGCTGGAGCGCAACGCCGACAATACCGCCGAGGGCGCCGACGAGATGGCCGAGCGGATCGGCAAGGTGGCGGCGGTGGCGAACGAAGCCGGCAAGCTGTCCAGCCAGGTGCGCGGCGCCGCAGGAGAACTGCTCGACCAGGCGGTGAGTCTGAAGCAGGCGACGAGTGAGTTCGTTAAGCAGCTGAAAGCGGCTTAG
- the infB gene encoding translation initiation factor IF-2, whose protein sequence is MSDSDKPKLGMRAPLGLKRTVETGQVKQSFSHGRSNTVVVEVKRRRVLGRPGEAEPQQVEEAAPVAAAPAAPRPAAPPPAAAPRPAPAPVAQRQLTPLERREQQERLLREAEEARMAALEETRRREERAKAEATEEEKRRAEENRRSEEEAERSAAESAVLAPAEPEARAADPAPAQPAEAASGGTTEQRGGTTMPPPRRFTPVPSPKRPEPPRPQQRDRKGDDRRQSGKLTVTRALDDDSGARARSLAALKRAREKDKRAHQAGTVQQKQVRDVAVPETITVGELANRMAERGADLVKALFKMGMPVTVNQSIDQDTAELLVTEFGHNIKRVSDSDVDLVTTHDVDADDTLLSRPPVVTIMGHVDHGKTSLLDALRGTDIASGEAGGITQHIGAYQVQVQSGSKITFLDTPGHEAFSDMRARGANITDIVVIVVAGDDGLRPQTIEAISHTRAANVPMIIAINKMDKPGSNAQKVREALLQHDVQVESMGGDVQEVEVSALKKTGLDELIEKIELQAELLELKANPDRDAEGTVVEATLDKGRGPVATVLVGRGTLRVGDIFVVGAESGKVRALIDDKGRNVKEAGPSQPVEVLGLSGVPSAGDQLSVVENEARAREVAAYRASVIHTKRTTAAPASLESMFSALREKQAQQYPVVVKADAQGSVEAIVGSLNKISTDLIQVRILHSGVGGITESDVSLAAASRAPIIGFNVRANAKAREIATRDGVALKYYDVIYDLLDEIRAAMAGQLGPEYLEHVVGRAEIREVFSAGKHGKAAGLLVLEGYIRQKLRARILRDDVIIYNGSIASLRRFKDDVPEVRAGLECGITLEATTDIKPGDIVETFEVEERERTL, encoded by the coding sequence ATGAGCGATAGTGACAAGCCGAAACTGGGAATGCGCGCACCGCTGGGGCTGAAGCGCACGGTGGAGACAGGCCAGGTGAAGCAGAGCTTCAGCCATGGCCGGTCGAACACCGTGGTCGTCGAGGTCAAGCGCCGCCGCGTCCTCGGTCGGCCGGGCGAGGCCGAGCCCCAGCAGGTCGAGGAGGCGGCACCCGTGGCCGCCGCCCCTGCTGCACCGCGTCCCGCCGCGCCGCCGCCCGCCGCTGCTCCGCGCCCCGCACCCGCGCCGGTCGCGCAGCGCCAGCTTACCCCGCTCGAACGCCGCGAGCAGCAGGAGCGCCTGCTGCGCGAGGCCGAGGAAGCGCGCATGGCAGCGCTCGAAGAGACGCGTCGCCGCGAGGAGCGAGCCAAGGCCGAGGCCACCGAGGAAGAGAAGCGGCGCGCCGAAGAGAATCGCCGATCCGAGGAAGAGGCGGAGCGCTCCGCCGCCGAGTCCGCCGTCCTTGCTCCTGCGGAACCCGAGGCCCGCGCCGCCGATCCGGCGCCCGCTCAGCCCGCCGAGGCCGCATCCGGAGGCACCACCGAGCAGCGTGGCGGCACGACCATGCCGCCGCCGCGCCGCTTCACCCCGGTGCCCAGCCCGAAGCGGCCCGAGCCGCCGCGTCCGCAGCAGCGCGACCGCAAGGGCGACGACCGCCGCCAGTCGGGCAAGCTGACCGTCACCCGCGCGCTCGATGACGATAGCGGTGCGCGGGCTCGCTCACTGGCCGCGCTCAAGCGCGCCCGCGAGAAGGACAAGCGCGCCCATCAGGCCGGCACAGTCCAGCAGAAGCAGGTCCGCGACGTCGCGGTGCCCGAGACGATCACCGTCGGTGAGCTGGCCAACCGCATGGCCGAGCGCGGCGCCGATCTGGTGAAGGCGCTGTTCAAGATGGGCATGCCCGTCACCGTCAACCAGTCGATCGACCAGGACACCGCCGAACTGCTGGTCACCGAGTTCGGCCACAACATCAAGCGCGTCTCCGACAGCGATGTCGACCTGGTCACCACGCATGACGTCGACGCCGACGACACGCTGCTGTCCCGTCCGCCGGTGGTCACCATCATGGGCCATGTCGATCACGGCAAGACCAGCCTGCTCGACGCGCTGCGCGGCACCGACATCGCCAGCGGCGAGGCCGGCGGCATCACCCAGCATATCGGCGCCTACCAGGTGCAGGTGCAGAGCGGGTCGAAGATCACCTTCCTCGACACGCCGGGCCATGAGGCATTCAGCGACATGCGCGCGCGCGGCGCCAACATCACCGACATCGTGGTGATCGTGGTGGCGGGCGACGATGGCCTGCGTCCGCAGACGATCGAGGCGATCAGCCACACCCGCGCGGCCAATGTCCCGATGATCATCGCGATCAACAAGATGGATAAGCCCGGCTCGAACGCCCAGAAGGTGCGCGAGGCGCTGCTCCAGCACGACGTGCAGGTGGAGAGCATGGGCGGCGACGTCCAGGAAGTCGAAGTCTCGGCGCTCAAGAAAACCGGCCTCGACGAACTGATCGAGAAGATCGAGCTGCAGGCCGAACTGCTCGAGCTCAAGGCCAATCCCGATCGCGATGCCGAGGGCACCGTGGTCGAGGCCACCCTCGACAAGGGCCGCGGCCCCGTCGCAACGGTCCTGGTCGGGCGCGGCACGCTTCGCGTCGGCGACATCTTCGTCGTCGGCGCCGAGAGCGGCAAGGTCCGCGCGCTGATCGACGACAAGGGCCGCAACGTGAAGGAAGCCGGCCCGTCGCAACCCGTCGAGGTGCTCGGTCTGTCTGGCGTCCCCTCGGCCGGCGACCAGCTTTCCGTCGTCGAGAACGAGGCACGCGCCCGCGAGGTCGCAGCCTATCGCGCCAGCGTGATCCATACCAAGCGCACCACGGCGGCCCCCGCCAGCTTGGAATCGATGTTCTCGGCGCTGCGCGAGAAGCAGGCCCAGCAATATCCGGTCGTGGTCAAGGCCGATGCGCAGGGCTCGGTCGAGGCGATCGTCGGGTCGCTCAACAAGATATCGACCGATCTCATCCAGGTCCGCATCCTGCATTCGGGCGTGGGTGGCATCACCGAGAGCGACGTCAGCCTGGCGGCCGCCTCGCGCGCGCCGATCATCGGCTTCAACGTCCGCGCCAATGCCAAGGCGCGCGAGATCGCTACGCGGGATGGGGTCGCGCTCAAATATTATGACGTGATCTACGACCTGCTCGACGAGATTCGCGCCGCGATGGCCGGCCAGCTCGGGCCGGAATATCTGGAGCATGTCGTCGGCCGCGCCGAAATCCGCGAAGTCTTCTCGGCGGGCAAGCATGGCAAGGCGGCCGGTCTGCTGGTTCTGGAGGGCTATATCCGCCAGAAGCTGCGCGCCCGCATCCTGCGCGACGACGTCATCATCTACAACGGCTCGATCGCCTCGCTGCGCCGCTTCAAGGACGACGTCCCCGAAGTCCGCGCCGGCCTGGAGTGCGGCATCACGCTCGAAGCCACGACCGACATCAAGCCCGGCGACATCGTCGAGACGTTCGAGGTCGAGGAGCGCGAACGGACGTTGTAA
- the hemA gene encoding 5-aminolevulinate synthase, with protein MDYQRVFTQAIDRLHAEGRYRVFIDILRNKGMFPNARCFAGHNGPKPVTVWCSNDYLAMGQHPKVIAAMEEALHDVGAGSGGTRNIGGNTHYHVDLEAELADLHGKEGALLFTSGYVSNEATLSTIAKVLPGCIIFSDELNHASMIAGIRNSGCEKQVWRHNDLEHLEELLAAADPEAPKLIAFESVYSMDGDVAPIHAICDLADKYNALTYLDEVHAVGMYGPRGGGISDREDAAKRLTIIEGTLAKAIGVMGGYIAADQVIIDVIRSYAPGFIFTTSLAPVLVAGALASVKHLKESSIEREGQQAAAAMLKKLFADAGLPVMDTVTHIVPLMVGDPVKAKKVSDILLAEYGVYVQPINYPTVPRGTERLRFTPGPAHSEAMMRELTQALVEIWSRMEMKLAA; from the coding sequence TTGGATTATCAGCGTGTTTTCACCCAGGCGATCGATCGCCTGCATGCCGAAGGTCGTTACCGGGTCTTCATCGACATCCTGCGCAACAAGGGCATGTTCCCCAACGCACGCTGCTTCGCGGGCCATAACGGGCCGAAGCCCGTCACCGTCTGGTGCTCGAACGACTATCTGGCGATGGGCCAGCACCCCAAGGTGATCGCGGCGATGGAGGAAGCGCTCCACGACGTCGGCGCCGGATCGGGCGGCACCCGCAACATCGGCGGCAACACCCATTACCATGTCGACCTGGAGGCCGAACTGGCCGACCTGCACGGCAAGGAGGGCGCGCTGCTCTTCACCTCGGGCTATGTCTCGAACGAGGCGACGCTGTCGACCATCGCCAAGGTGCTGCCCGGCTGCATCATCTTCTCGGACGAGCTCAACCACGCCTCGATGATCGCGGGCATCCGCAATTCGGGCTGCGAGAAGCAGGTGTGGCGCCACAACGACCTCGAGCATCTCGAGGAACTGCTGGCCGCCGCCGATCCGGAGGCGCCCAAGCTGATCGCCTTCGAGAGCGTCTATTCGATGGATGGCGACGTCGCCCCGATCCACGCGATCTGCGACCTGGCCGATAAATATAATGCGCTGACCTATCTCGACGAGGTCCACGCCGTCGGCATGTACGGCCCGCGCGGCGGCGGCATCTCCGACCGTGAGGACGCCGCCAAGCGGCTGACGATCATCGAAGGCACGCTCGCCAAGGCGATCGGCGTCATGGGCGGCTATATCGCCGCCGATCAGGTGATCATCGACGTGATCCGCAGCTATGCGCCCGGCTTCATCTTCACCACCTCGCTGGCCCCGGTGCTGGTCGCGGGCGCGCTGGCCAGCGTGAAGCATCTCAAGGAGTCGTCGATCGAGCGCGAGGGCCAGCAGGCCGCCGCCGCGATGCTCAAGAAGCTGTTCGCCGATGCCGGCCTGCCGGTGATGGACACCGTGACTCATATCGTGCCGCTGATGGTGGGTGATCCGGTCAAGGCCAAGAAGGTCTCGGACATCCTGCTCGCCGAATATGGCGTCTACGTCCAGCCGATCAACTATCCGACCGTGCCGCGCGGCACAGAGCGGCTGCGCTTCACCCCCGGCCCCGCCCATAGCGAGGCGATGATGCGCGAACTGACCCAGGCCTTGGTGGAGATCTGGAGCCGGATGGAAATGAAATTAGCTGCTTGA
- the rbfA gene encoding 30S ribosome-binding factor RbfA: MRRNETPEGKSVRLLRVGEQVRHALSEILMRGEVHDETLAKHMVSITEVRMSPDLKHATVFVKPLLGTDEEAVIKALRTNTAYLQSEVARRVNTKYAAKLKFLADESFDEGSHIDRLLRNPAIARDLDTGD, from the coding sequence ATGCGCCGTAACGAGACCCCCGAAGGCAAGTCGGTCCGCCTGCTCCGCGTCGGCGAGCAGGTGCGCCATGCTCTGTCCGAGATATTGATGCGCGGCGAGGTGCATGACGAGACGCTCGCGAAGCACATGGTTTCGATCACCGAGGTGCGCATGTCGCCCGACCTCAAACATGCGACCGTCTTCGTGAAACCGCTGCTCGGTACCGACGAGGAAGCGGTGATCAAGGCACTGCGAACCAACACCGCCTATCTGCAGAGCGAGGTCGCGCGGCGGGTAAACACCAAATATGCGGCGAAGCTGAAATTCCTCGCCGACGAGAGCTTCGACGAGGGCAGCCACATCGACAGGCTGCTGCGCAATCCCGCAATCGCGCGCGACCTCGACACGGGCGACTGA
- a CDS encoding DUF448 domain-containing protein, translated as MANNENHGAVAPAPGTAPDQGRPGRHVPERKCILTGEHDTRASLIRLALAPDGTILPDLRAKAPGRGAWIGVDRAALETALAKGKLKGALSRAFKTGDITIPADLPALIEDGLRRAALDRLGLEMRSGAVLTGSDKISEAARRGRLHLLLHAADASEDGNRKLDQSLRVGQDAEGSDLRGVVIPADRTILSMALGRDNVVHIGVTVPASAVRVADALGRWCGFIGRSESASALRNSSAGSIGAQIEK; from the coding sequence ATGGCGAACAATGAGAATCACGGCGCGGTAGCACCGGCGCCCGGCACCGCCCCCGACCAGGGGCGGCCGGGCAGGCATGTCCCGGAGCGCAAGTGCATCCTCACGGGCGAGCATGATACGCGCGCGAGCCTGATCCGGCTCGCCCTCGCCCCCGACGGCACGATCCTGCCCGATCTGCGCGCCAAGGCGCCCGGGCGCGGCGCGTGGATCGGCGTCGATCGGGCCGCGCTGGAGACGGCGCTGGCCAAAGGCAAGCTGAAGGGCGCCCTGTCGCGCGCGTTCAAGACCGGCGACATCACCATCCCCGCCGACCTGCCCGCGCTGATCGAGGACGGCCTGCGCCGCGCGGCGCTCGACCGGCTGGGTCTGGAGATGCGCTCGGGCGCGGTGCTCACCGGCTCGGACAAGATCAGCGAAGCCGCCCGTCGCGGCCGGCTCCACCTGCTGCTGCACGCCGCCGATGCCTCGGAGGACGGCAACCGCAAGCTCGACCAGTCGCTCCGCGTCGGCCAGGACGCCGAGGGCTCGGATCTGCGCGGTGTGGTAATCCCGGCGGATCGCACCATATTGTCGATGGCGCTGGGGCGCGACAATGTGGTACATATTGGGGTGACCGTGCCGGCTTCCGCCGTGCGCGTCGCTGACGCTTTGGGCCGCTGGTGCGGTTTCATAGGACGTTCGGAAAGCGCTTCAGCCTTGCGGAACAGCTCCGCAGGGTCCATCGGCGCACAAATTGAGAAGTGA
- a CDS encoding sensor histidine kinase, whose protein sequence is MTGPVAIVLERFPLARERPALGYAATLGIIAVALTVRFLADPLMPAGYPYVAFFPAVILSTFLFGVGPGIVAGVICGLSAWYFFMPPQFSAKMTPGIAFALIFYGLVVAIDIVLIAWMQRSNRRLARERERSRQLAERGEVLFRELQHRVSNNLQVVGGLLALQIRSVSDSTARAALEESSRRLALIGRIHRQLYDPHGEQLDLGAFLSQLGGDLIDSCGKPAISCRIEAEPGIHLPAQAAVPIALIVAEAVANAIEHGFAAQDEGEILVEATTADGTLRVTVLDDGVGLPAGFDLAASDSLGLRLAQMLARQLGGTFSLEGGQRTTAKLTLPITG, encoded by the coding sequence TTGACCGGTCCGGTCGCCATCGTGCTGGAGCGCTTCCCGCTGGCGCGGGAACGGCCGGCGCTCGGCTATGCCGCCACCCTGGGCATCATCGCCGTGGCGTTGACGGTGCGCTTCCTCGCCGATCCGCTGATGCCGGCGGGCTATCCCTATGTGGCCTTCTTCCCGGCGGTGATCCTCTCGACCTTCCTGTTCGGGGTGGGGCCGGGCATCGTCGCCGGCGTCATATGCGGCCTGTCGGCCTGGTATTTCTTCATGCCGCCGCAGTTCAGCGCGAAGATGACCCCTGGCATCGCCTTCGCGCTGATCTTCTATGGCCTGGTGGTCGCGATCGATATCGTACTGATCGCCTGGATGCAGCGCTCGAACCGGCGCCTTGCGCGGGAACGCGAACGCAGCCGCCAGCTTGCCGAGCGCGGTGAGGTGCTGTTCCGAGAACTGCAGCATCGCGTCTCCAACAATCTTCAGGTGGTGGGCGGCCTGCTCGCGCTGCAGATTCGCAGCGTCAGCGACAGCACCGCGCGCGCCGCCCTGGAGGAATCTTCACGCCGGCTGGCACTGATCGGCCGCATCCATCGCCAACTTTACGACCCGCATGGCGAACAGCTCGATCTCGGTGCCTTTTTGAGCCAGCTGGGCGGCGACCTGATCGATTCCTGTGGCAAGCCGGCGATCAGCTGCCGGATCGAAGCGGAACCGGGGATCCATCTCCCCGCGCAGGCCGCGGTGCCGATCGCGCTGATCGTGGCGGAGGCGGTCGCCAACGCGATCGAGCATGGCTTCGCCGCGCAGGATGAGGGCGAAATCCTGGTCGAGGCGACAACCGCCGATGGCACCCTGCGGGTGACGGTGCTCGACGACGGCGTCGGGCTCCCGGCGGGTTTCGATCTCGCCGCATCGGACAGCCTCGGCTTGCGGCTTGCGCAGATGCTGGCGCGTCAGCTCGGGGGTACGTTCAGCCTCGAAGGCGGACAGCGGACCACCGCGAAGCTGACCCTGCCGATAACGGGCTGA